A stretch of the Pogona vitticeps strain Pit_001003342236 chromosome 8, PviZW2.1, whole genome shotgun sequence genome encodes the following:
- the LOC110072113 gene encoding surfactant protein C: MEEKQKMEVLTKQTFLGTPSEDNPILIPIPGLGCCPCCDCCGCCDCCGCCDGCGCPSCDSCPNCCCGCCGCCPPSCECCCRACCFLPKLLCRLPTLPSCPIRIKPLLIIVVVVVLIVVVIVGALLMGLYVTRAHTETVLQMTIKGLRGEEQLHLPTEMEEATFLVNDGIHDPATIIYDFSKLLIGYRPWDGQACYLTRMDKGNVQGLDAIFTELQVKSSILSPTLSGREQEEVLLTPLVDRFDLGTALNILCSRVPIFWA; this comes from the exons atggaggagaagcagaagaTGGAAGTTCTCACAAAGCAGACCTTCCTCGGAACACCCTCAGAG GACAACCCCATCCTGATCCCCATCCCGGGCCTGGGCTGTTGCCCCTGCTGCGACTGCTGCGGGTGCTGCGACTGCTGCGGCTGCTGCGACGGCTGCGGGTGCCCCAGCTGCGACTCTTGCCCCaactgctgctgcggctgctgcggctgctgcccGCCCAGCTGCGAGTGCTGCTGCCGggcctgctgcttcctgcccaaGCTCCTCTGCCGGCTGCCCACCCTGCCCAGCTGCCCCATCCGCATCAAGCCGCTGCTGATCATTGTGGTCGTCGTCGTCCTCATCGTGGTCGTCATCGTGGGGGCGCTGCTGATGGGGCTGTACGTCACCCGGGCGCACACCGAGACG GTTCTGCAGATGACCATCAAGGGCCTGAGAGGAGAAGAGCAGCTACATCTTCCCACGGAGATGGAGGAAGCCACTTTCCTGGTGAATGACGGGATCCACGATCCAGCCACCATCATTTATGACTTTAGTAAG CTGTTGATCGGCTACAGACCCTGGGATGGGCAAGCCTGCTATCTCACCAGGATGGATAAGGGAAATGTCCAAGGTCTGGATGCCATCTTCACGGAATTACAG GTCAAGTCATCCATCCTATCTCCAACCCTGAGTGGGAGGGAACAGGAAGAGGTGCTCCTGACACCCCTGGTTGATCGTTTCGACTTGGGCACTGCCCTCAACATCCTCTGCAGCCGCGTGCCCATCTTTTGGGCTTAG